A single window of Streptococcus cristatus ATCC 51100 DNA harbors:
- a CDS encoding sucrose-specific PTS transporter subunit IIBC — translation MNNTEIAKKVIEALGGRENVNSVAHCATRLRVMVKDEGKIDKNTVENLEKVQGAFFNSGQYQIIFGTGTVNKIYDEVVALGLPTSSKDDMKAEAAKQGNWFQRAIRTFGDVFVPIIPVIVATGLFMGVRGLLTALGMTLPDDVTTYTQILTDTAFIILPGLVVWSTFRVFGGNPAVGIVLGMMLVSGSLPNAWAVASGGEVTAMKFFGFIPVVGLQGSVLPAFIIGVVGAKFEKAVRKVVPDVLDLLVTPFVTLLVMSILGLFVIGPVFHVVENYILIGTKAILGLPFGLGGLLIGGVHQLIVVSGVHHIFNLLEVQLLAADHANPFNAIITAAMTAQGAATVAVGVKTKNPKLKTLAFPAALSAFLGITEPAIFGVNLRYRKPFFLSLIAGAVGGGLASILGLAGTGNGITIIPGTMLYIGNGQLFQYLFMVAVSFALGFALTYMFGYEDEAEVATNATTERLVEEETTGNVPAALQDETIISPIVGSAVALSDVNDPVFSSGAMGQGIAIKPTEGVVYAPADAEVTIAFATGHAYGLKTANGAEILIHVGIDTVSMNGEGFDQKVSQGSKVKAGDIIGTFDSAKIAAAGLDDTTMVIVTNTADYASVTPVAEGTVAKGDAIIEVKA, via the coding sequence ATGAACAATACTGAAATTGCAAAAAAGGTCATCGAAGCCTTGGGTGGACGTGAGAACGTTAACAGTGTAGCCCACTGTGCGACTCGTCTGCGCGTAATGGTTAAAGATGAAGGAAAGATCGACAAAAATACTGTCGAGAATTTAGAAAAAGTTCAGGGTGCTTTCTTTAACTCAGGCCAATACCAAATCATCTTTGGTACCGGTACGGTTAATAAAATTTATGACGAAGTTGTAGCACTTGGCTTGCCAACTTCATCAAAAGATGACATGAAAGCTGAAGCTGCTAAGCAAGGGAATTGGTTCCAACGCGCCATCCGTACATTCGGTGACGTATTTGTACCAATCATCCCAGTTATCGTAGCGACTGGTCTCTTCATGGGGGTTCGCGGGCTATTGACTGCCCTTGGTATGACACTTCCAGATGATGTAACGACCTATACTCAAATCTTAACAGATACAGCCTTCATTATCCTACCAGGTTTGGTAGTTTGGTCAACCTTCCGTGTATTCGGTGGAAATCCAGCCGTTGGTATCGTTCTTGGTATGATGCTTGTTTCAGGCTCACTTCCAAATGCTTGGGCTGTTGCTTCTGGTGGTGAAGTGACTGCAATGAAATTCTTCGGCTTCATCCCAGTCGTTGGTTTGCAAGGTTCTGTTCTTCCAGCCTTCATTATCGGGGTTGTCGGAGCTAAGTTTGAAAAAGCTGTCCGTAAGGTTGTTCCAGATGTCTTGGATCTTTTGGTCACGCCATTTGTAACCCTTTTGGTGATGTCAATTCTTGGACTTTTCGTGATTGGACCAGTCTTCCACGTTGTTGAAAACTACATCCTTATTGGTACAAAAGCTATTCTTGGTTTGCCATTCGGTCTAGGTGGTTTGCTGATCGGTGGAGTTCACCAATTGATTGTCGTATCAGGTGTTCACCATATCTTCAATTTGCTTGAAGTACAATTGCTTGCAGCTGACCATGCTAACCCATTCAACGCTATCATCACAGCTGCTATGACAGCTCAAGGTGCTGCAACCGTTGCTGTTGGTGTCAAAACTAAAAATCCTAAACTTAAAACTCTCGCATTCCCAGCCGCTCTTTCTGCCTTCCTTGGTATTACAGAGCCTGCTATCTTCGGGGTTAACTTGCGTTACCGCAAACCATTCTTCCTTTCATTGATCGCTGGTGCTGTCGGTGGTGGCTTGGCTTCTATCCTTGGTCTTGCTGGTACTGGTAATGGTATCACCATCATCCCAGGTACAATGCTTTACATTGGTAATGGACAACTCTTCCAATATCTCTTCATGGTAGCTGTATCATTTGCTCTTGGTTTTGCCCTTACTTACATGTTTGGTTACGAAGATGAAGCTGAGGTTGCTACGAATGCTACTACAGAGCGTCTTGTCGAAGAAGAAACAACTGGTAATGTTCCAGCGGCTCTCCAAGATGAAACAATCATTTCTCCAATCGTTGGTAGTGCAGTTGCTTTGAGCGATGTAAATGATCCTGTTTTCTCAAGTGGAGCTATGGGTCAAGGGATTGCGATCAAACCAACTGAAGGTGTCGTTTATGCCCCAGCTGATGCAGAAGTGACAATTGCTTTTGCGACAGGCCATGCTTATGGTTTGAAGACAGCTAATGGTGCTGAAATCCTGATCCACGTTGGTATTGACACAGTGTCTATGAATGGCGAAGGATTTGATCAAAAAGTTTCTCAAGGTTCTAAGGTAAAAGCTGGCGATATTATTGGAACTTTTGATTCAGCTAAAATCGCAGCAGCTGGTCTGGATGACACGACTATGGTTATCGTGACTAACACAGCTGACTATGCTTCTGTGACTCCAGTAGCAGAAGGAACTGTTGCTAAAGGCGATGCGATTATTGAAGTGAAAGCTTAA